The following coding sequences lie in one Variovorax terrae genomic window:
- a CDS encoding ABC transporter ATP-binding protein, which yields MFKFFETRVADVTAPPGVADSGPPRDLLAFYWHFIRQTRGLYLAMLATGLCVALIDTLIPVFIGKLVGLMTAADPAQALQAQAHVLAGIALVLLLGRPLVILLDSLVRNNAVIPGVTTLIRWQSHWHVVRQGAPFFQNDFAGRIANRVMNTANSLRESVVAAVRAVWYIMVYGLGAMSLMLAFDWRLALPTLAWILGYLLFLRHFVPRMRDLSRVSSEARSLVMGRVVDSYTNILTVKLFSRAQAEDAYVREAIDDHRGKIAAHMRMTTGFMFTLTLLNALLLVSTAGIGLWLWASHLISPAVVATALPLVWQIANMAGWVSWEVSGIFENVGVVQEGIESIAVPHSLVDAPQAGALRVPHGDIRFENVRFSYGRQAGSGRPVIDGLNLHIRAGERVGLVGRSGAGKSTLMNLLLRFHDVEGGHIRIDGQDLREVTQESLRAAIGTVTQDTSLLHRSIAANIRYGRPEATLAQVQAAAARAHAHEFIEELNDWKGRTGYEAHAGERGVKLSGGQRQRVALARVVLKDAPILILDEATSALDSEVEAAIQEQLTSLMQGKTVIAIAHRLSTIARMERLVVMDAGRIVEQGTHQELLQLGGHYAKLWRRQSGGFLATDLGEDEAPEAVAA from the coding sequence ATGTTCAAGTTTTTCGAAACCCGCGTCGCCGACGTCACCGCACCGCCTGGCGTCGCCGACAGCGGACCGCCCCGGGATCTGCTGGCCTTCTACTGGCACTTCATCCGCCAGACCCGGGGCCTGTACCTCGCGATGCTGGCCACCGGCCTGTGCGTGGCGCTGATCGACACCCTGATCCCGGTGTTCATCGGCAAGCTGGTGGGCCTGATGACCGCGGCCGATCCGGCGCAGGCACTGCAGGCCCAGGCCCACGTGCTGGCGGGCATCGCGCTGGTCCTGCTGCTGGGGCGGCCGCTGGTGATCCTGCTGGACAGCCTGGTGCGCAACAACGCCGTCATCCCCGGCGTGACGACGCTGATCCGCTGGCAGAGCCACTGGCACGTGGTGCGCCAGGGGGCGCCGTTCTTCCAGAACGACTTCGCCGGGCGCATCGCCAACCGCGTGATGAACACCGCCAACTCGCTGCGCGAGAGCGTGGTGGCGGCGGTGCGCGCCGTCTGGTACATCATGGTGTACGGCCTCGGCGCGATGTCGCTGATGTTGGCCTTCGACTGGCGGCTGGCCCTGCCCACCCTGGCCTGGATCCTCGGCTACCTGCTATTCCTGCGCCATTTCGTGCCGCGCATGCGCGACCTGTCGCGCGTCAGCAGCGAGGCCCGCTCGCTGGTCATGGGCCGCGTGGTGGACAGCTACACCAACATCCTGACGGTCAAGCTGTTCTCGCGCGCGCAGGCCGAGGATGCCTACGTGCGCGAAGCCATCGACGACCACCGCGGCAAGATCGCCGCCCACATGCGCATGACCACGGGCTTCATGTTCACGCTCACGCTGCTCAATGCACTGCTGCTGGTGTCGACCGCCGGCATCGGCCTGTGGCTGTGGGCCAGCCACCTGATCAGCCCCGCGGTGGTGGCCACGGCGCTGCCGCTGGTCTGGCAGATCGCCAACATGGCCGGCTGGGTCAGTTGGGAAGTCTCGGGCATCTTCGAGAACGTCGGCGTGGTGCAGGAGGGCATCGAATCCATCGCCGTGCCGCACAGCCTGGTGGACGCGCCGCAGGCCGGCGCGCTGCGCGTGCCGCATGGCGACATCCGCTTCGAGAACGTGCGCTTCAGCTACGGCCGCCAGGCCGGCAGCGGGCGGCCGGTGATCGACGGCCTGAACCTGCACATCCGCGCAGGCGAGCGCGTCGGGCTGGTGGGCCGCTCGGGCGCGGGCAAGTCCACGCTGATGAACCTGCTGCTGCGGTTTCATGACGTCGAGGGCGGGCACATCCGCATCGACGGCCAGGACCTGCGCGAGGTGACGCAGGAGAGCCTGCGCGCGGCCATCGGCACGGTGACGCAGGACACCTCGCTGTTGCACCGCTCCATCGCCGCCAACATCCGCTATGGCCGCCCCGAGGCCACGCTGGCCCAGGTGCAGGCCGCGGCCGCGCGCGCCCATGCGCACGAGTTCATCGAGGAGCTGAACGACTGGAAAGGCCGCACCGGCTACGAGGCCCATGCGGGCGAACGCGGGGTGAAGCTCTCGGGCGGCCAGCGCCAGCGGGTGGCACTGGCGCGCGTCGTGCTCAAGGACGCGCCCATCCTGATCCTGGACGAGGCCACCTCGGCGCTGGACAGCGAGGTCGAGGCCGCGATCCAGGAGCAGCTGACGTCGCTGATGCAGGGCAAGACCGTGATCGCCATCGCCCATCGCCTGAGCACCATTGCGCGCATGGAGCGCCTGGTGGTCATGGACGCGGGGCGCATCGTCGAGCAGGGAACGCACCAGGAACTGCTGCAGCTTGGCGGCCACTACGCGAAGCTGTGGCGCCGCCAGTCCGGCGGCTTCCTGGCCACCGACCTCGGCGAGGACGAGGCGCCCGAAGCCGTCGCGGCCTGA
- a CDS encoding XdhC family protein, with the protein MENLDVMVLRTLRDWRLAGRRALLATVVRTWGSSPRPIGSIMALCEDGAVVGSVSGGCIEDDLIYRFTQAYAGKDGEHRIPSGAPGFVKYGITADEAHRFGLPCGGTLELLLEYDPDGAGLAELVGQLEAGRLVQRTVRLADGAAQLAEALLPAELALSDDELVNTFGPEYRMLLIGAGQLTEYLATMALFSGFAVTVCDPREEYRGVWSVPGATVVSDMPDDVVIAFNPDRRSCVVALTHDPKLDDLALLEALKTEAFYVGAIGSRRNNEARHARMIEHFEQTTESLARLRGPIGIYIGSKTPSEIAVSVMAEILAVKNGVALPHDVDVAQAKNERDLPANDPGVLVCGVPRTAA; encoded by the coding sequence ATGGAAAACCTCGACGTCATGGTGCTGCGCACGCTGCGCGACTGGCGGCTGGCGGGCCGGCGCGCGCTGCTGGCCACGGTGGTGCGCACCTGGGGCTCGTCGCCGCGCCCGATCGGCTCCATCATGGCGCTGTGCGAGGACGGCGCGGTGGTCGGCTCGGTCTCGGGCGGCTGCATCGAGGACGACCTGATCTACCGCTTCACCCAGGCCTATGCCGGCAAGGACGGGGAGCACCGCATTCCCTCGGGCGCGCCGGGCTTCGTCAAGTACGGCATCACGGCCGACGAGGCGCACCGCTTCGGCCTGCCCTGCGGCGGCACGCTGGAGCTGCTGCTCGAATACGACCCGGACGGCGCCGGCCTGGCCGAGCTGGTGGGCCAGCTGGAGGCCGGGCGGCTGGTGCAGCGCACGGTGCGGCTGGCCGACGGCGCCGCGCAGCTGGCCGAGGCGCTGCTGCCGGCGGAACTCGCGCTGAGCGACGACGAGCTGGTCAACACCTTCGGCCCGGAGTACCGCATGCTGCTGATCGGCGCCGGCCAGCTCACCGAGTACCTGGCCACCATGGCGCTGTTCAGCGGCTTCGCGGTCACGGTGTGCGACCCGCGCGAGGAATACCGCGGCGTCTGGAGCGTGCCGGGCGCCACCGTGGTGAGCGACATGCCCGACGACGTGGTGATCGCCTTCAACCCCGACCGCCGCAGCTGCGTGGTGGCGCTCACGCACGACCCCAAGCTCGACGACCTGGCCCTGCTGGAGGCGCTCAAGACCGAGGCCTTCTATGTCGGCGCCATCGGTTCGCGCCGCAACAACGAGGCGCGCCACGCGCGCATGATCGAGCACTTCGAGCAGACCACGGAGAGCCTGGCGCGCCTGCGCGGGCCGATCGGCATCTACATCGGCAGCAAGACGCCGTCCGAGATCGCGGTGAGCGTGATGGCCGAGATCCTGGCCGTGAAGAACGGCGTGGCCCTGCCGCACGACGTGGACGTGGCCCAGGCCAAGAACGAGCGCGACCTGCCGGCCAACGACCCGGGCGTGCTGGTGTGCGGCGTGCCGCGCACGGCGGCCTGA
- a CDS encoding xanthine dehydrogenase family protein molybdopterin-binding subunit: MGASDFSRLPHIGEAVRRKEDYRFLTGAGQYTDDVTLAHQAHAVFVRSPHAHAAIKGIDTARAAAMPGVLRVFTGKDVEGKMGGLPCGWLITSTDGQPMKEPPHPILAQGKARYVGDHVAMVVAESLQQAKDAAEAVEVDYDVLAPVVGVSDAKNGPALHDAAPDNHCYKWAIGDKSQVDAAFAKAAHVTRLDLVNNRLIPNAMEPRAAIGSYNRASDEYTLYVANQNPHVERLLMTAFVLGLPEHKVRVIAPDVGGGFGSKIFLYAEDVALTWAAKQLNRNIKWTAERSESFLSDAHGRDHVSHAEMAMDKDGKFLAMRVHTDANMGAYLSTFSTAVPTILYATLLAGQYTCPQIYVEVDAWFTSTAPVDAYRGAGRPEATYLLERLVSRCGWEMGLGQDEIRQRNFITSFPYQTPVALQYDVGDYHACMDKARALADVAGFDTRRKASEARGLRRGIGYSSYIEACGIAPSNIAGALGARAGLFECGEVRVHPTGSVTVFTGSHSHGQGHETTFAQVVAARLGIPVENVDVVHGDTGRVPFGMGTYGSRSISVGGAAIMKALDKIETKAKKIAAHLMEASDADVEFANGEFTVKGTDKKITFGQVALTAYVPHNYPLDKLEPGLNETAFYDPTNFTFPAGTYICEVEIDPATGSTRVDRFTAVDDFGTIINPMIVEGQVHGGLVQGIGQALLENCVYDKETGQLLTGSFMDYAMPRADDFPQFKLDTVCTPCSHNPLGTKGCGEAGAIGSPPAVINAVLDALHPLGVKEFDMPASPSRVWEAIQTAKA; this comes from the coding sequence ATGGGTGCTTCCGATTTTTCCAGGCTGCCGCACATCGGCGAGGCGGTCCGCCGCAAGGAGGACTACCGCTTCCTCACCGGCGCCGGCCAGTACACCGACGACGTGACGCTGGCCCACCAGGCCCATGCGGTGTTCGTGCGCTCGCCGCATGCGCATGCGGCCATCAAGGGCATCGACACGGCGCGGGCCGCCGCCATGCCCGGCGTGCTCAGGGTCTTCACCGGCAAGGACGTGGAGGGCAAGATGGGCGGCCTGCCCTGCGGCTGGCTCATCACCAGCACCGACGGCCAGCCGATGAAGGAGCCGCCGCACCCGATCCTGGCCCAGGGCAAGGCGCGCTATGTCGGCGACCACGTGGCCATGGTGGTGGCCGAGTCGCTGCAGCAGGCCAAGGATGCGGCCGAGGCGGTGGAGGTCGACTACGACGTGCTGGCGCCCGTGGTGGGCGTGAGCGATGCGAAGAACGGCCCGGCGCTGCATGATGCGGCGCCCGACAACCATTGCTACAAATGGGCCATCGGCGACAAGTCGCAGGTGGACGCGGCCTTCGCCAAGGCCGCGCACGTCACCCGGCTCGACCTCGTGAACAACCGCCTGATCCCCAACGCCATGGAGCCGCGCGCGGCCATCGGCTCGTACAACCGCGCCAGCGACGAGTACACGCTCTATGTGGCCAACCAGAACCCGCACGTCGAGCGCCTGCTGATGACAGCCTTCGTGCTCGGCCTGCCCGAGCACAAGGTGCGCGTGATCGCACCCGACGTGGGCGGCGGCTTCGGCTCCAAAATCTTTCTGTATGCCGAGGACGTGGCGTTGACCTGGGCCGCCAAGCAGCTCAACCGCAACATCAAGTGGACGGCCGAGCGCAGCGAATCCTTCCTGTCCGACGCCCATGGCCGCGACCATGTGAGCCATGCCGAGATGGCGATGGACAAGGACGGCAAGTTCCTCGCGATGCGCGTGCATACCGACGCCAACATGGGGGCCTACCTGTCCACCTTCTCGACGGCCGTGCCCACCATCCTCTATGCCACGCTGCTGGCGGGGCAGTACACCTGCCCGCAGATCTACGTGGAAGTGGACGCCTGGTTCACCAGCACCGCGCCGGTGGATGCCTACCGCGGCGCCGGCCGGCCCGAGGCCACCTACCTGCTGGAGCGCCTGGTCAGCCGCTGCGGCTGGGAGATGGGCCTGGGCCAGGACGAGATCCGCCAGCGCAACTTCATCACCAGCTTCCCCTACCAGACGCCGGTGGCGTTGCAGTACGACGTGGGCGACTACCACGCCTGCATGGACAAGGCCAGGGCGCTGGCCGACGTGGCCGGCTTCGACACACGCAGGAAGGCGAGCGAGGCCCGGGGCCTCAGGCGCGGCATCGGCTACAGCAGCTACATCGAGGCCTGCGGCATCGCGCCCTCCAACATCGCGGGCGCGCTGGGCGCGCGCGCCGGCCTGTTCGAGTGCGGCGAGGTGCGCGTGCACCCCACGGGCAGCGTGACGGTGTTCACCGGCTCGCACAGCCATGGCCAGGGCCATGAAACCACTTTCGCGCAGGTGGTGGCGGCGCGGCTGGGCATCCCGGTGGAGAACGTGGACGTGGTGCACGGCGACACCGGCCGCGTGCCGTTCGGCATGGGCACCTACGGCTCGCGCTCGATCTCGGTCGGCGGCGCGGCCATCATGAAGGCGCTCGACAAGATCGAGACCAAGGCCAAGAAGATCGCGGCGCACCTGATGGAGGCGAGCGATGCCGACGTCGAGTTCGCCAACGGCGAGTTCACCGTCAAGGGCACCGACAAGAAGATCACCTTCGGCCAGGTGGCGCTCACGGCCTACGTGCCGCACAACTACCCGCTGGACAAGCTCGAGCCGGGCCTGAACGAAACCGCGTTCTACGACCCGACCAATTTCACCTTCCCCGCAGGCACCTACATCTGCGAAGTGGAGATCGACCCCGCCACCGGCAGCACGCGGGTGGACCGCTTCACCGCGGTGGACGATTTCGGCACCATCATCAACCCGATGATCGTCGAGGGCCAGGTGCACGGCGGCCTGGTGCAGGGCATCGGCCAGGCGCTGCTGGAGAACTGCGTCTACGACAAGGAAACCGGCCAGCTGCTGACCGGCAGCTTCATGGACTACGCCATGCCGCGCGCCGACGATTTCCCGCAGTTCAAGCTCGACACCGTGTGCACGCCGTGCAGCCACAACCCGCTGGGCACCAAGGGCTGCGGCGAGGCCGGCGCCATCGGCTCGCCGCCGGCCGTCATCAACGCGGTGCTCGACGCACTCCACCCGCTGGGCGTGAAAGAGTTCGACATGCCGGCCTCTCCCAGCCGGGTCTGGGAAGCCATTCAAACCGCCAAGGCCTGA
- a CDS encoding CoxG family protein produces the protein MDMQGSRQLAVTQQQAWDALNDPEVLKACIPGCDKVEATGENQYAVGMALKIGPVSAKFAGKITLSDIQPPSSYTLAFDGQGGAAGFGKGSAKVALTPGEGGCELAYSVNAQVGGKVAQLGQRLIDGAAKSMAEDFFKRFDQEMQRRHPAPDAIESIASNDQPTRTSAGNDAKIPVWIWIVVAIALAAGILLLR, from the coding sequence ATGGACATGCAAGGCAGCCGCCAGCTCGCGGTGACGCAACAACAGGCCTGGGACGCGTTGAACGACCCCGAGGTGCTCAAGGCCTGCATCCCGGGCTGCGACAAGGTCGAAGCCACGGGCGAGAACCAGTACGCGGTGGGCATGGCGCTGAAGATCGGGCCGGTGTCGGCGAAGTTCGCGGGCAAGATCACGCTGTCCGACATCCAGCCGCCGAGCAGCTACACGCTGGCCTTCGACGGGCAGGGCGGCGCGGCCGGCTTCGGCAAGGGCAGTGCCAAGGTCGCGCTCACGCCCGGCGAGGGCGGCTGCGAGCTGGCCTACAGCGTCAACGCCCAGGTCGGCGGCAAGGTGGCGCAGCTCGGCCAGCGGCTGATCGACGGCGCCGCCAAATCGATGGCCGAAGACTTCTTCAAGCGCTTCGACCAGGAAATGCAGCGCCGCCACCCGGCACCGGATGCTATTGAATCGATAGCATCCAATGACCAGCCGACAAGGACCTCCGCCGGAAATGATGCAAAAATTCCGGTCTGGATCTGGATTGTGGTGGCGATCGCGCTGGCAGCAGGGATTTTGCTGCTGCGCTAA
- a CDS encoding FAD binding domain-containing protein encodes MYAFTFERPATTADAAKLAAGGAKVLAGGQTLLASMKLRLSNPEALADLGGIKELVGIRQEGSALVIGAMTCHADVAASAVVQAAIPALADLAAHIGDKQVRAMGTLGGSVANNDPAACYPSAVLALGATVQTTKRKIAADDFFQGMFATALEDGELITAISFPVPKRAAYMKFKQPASRFALVGVFVAQTDGGVRVAVTGAGNGVFRHPGLEVALGKSFTPEAAAAVKIDATDLNSDIHASAAYRANLISVQAQRAVAKALG; translated from the coding sequence ATGTATGCATTCACCTTCGAACGTCCCGCCACCACGGCCGATGCGGCGAAGCTCGCCGCCGGGGGCGCCAAGGTCCTGGCCGGCGGCCAGACCCTGCTGGCCTCGATGAAGCTGCGCCTCTCCAACCCCGAGGCGCTGGCCGACCTGGGCGGCATCAAGGAGCTGGTCGGCATCCGCCAGGAGGGCAGCGCCCTCGTGATCGGGGCCATGACCTGCCATGCCGACGTGGCAGCCAGCGCCGTGGTCCAGGCCGCGATTCCCGCGCTGGCCGACCTTGCCGCCCACATCGGTGACAAGCAGGTACGTGCCATGGGCACGCTGGGCGGCTCGGTGGCCAACAACGATCCCGCGGCCTGCTACCCGAGCGCGGTGCTGGCGCTGGGCGCCACGGTCCAGACCACGAAGCGCAAGATCGCCGCCGACGATTTCTTCCAGGGCATGTTCGCCACCGCGCTGGAAGACGGCGAGCTGATCACCGCGATCAGCTTCCCGGTTCCGAAGCGCGCGGCCTACATGAAGTTCAAGCAGCCGGCCTCGCGCTTTGCGCTGGTCGGCGTGTTCGTGGCCCAGACCGATGGCGGCGTGCGCGTGGCGGTGACCGGCGCGGGTAACGGCGTGTTCCGCCACCCCGGGCTGGAGGTCGCACTCGGCAAGAGCTTCACGCCCGAGGCCGCGGCGGCCGTCAAGATCGACGCGACCGACCTCAACAGCGACATCCATGCCTCGGCCGCCTACCGGGCCAACCTGATCAGCGTGCAGGCCCAGCGCGCGGTGGCCAAGGCGCTGGGTTAG
- a CDS encoding TRAP transporter large permease has product MDILLVGGLLLLIMMVLLSGGVWIAMTLAICGWVGQAFFTTTSPGNNLFSAFWESNASWELAALPLFIWMGEILFRTKLSEEMFEGLRPWLNRVPGRLMHTTILGCGIFGSVSGSSAATCATISKVALPELLKRGYSEKIALGSLATAGTLGILIPPSITMVVYAVAADASIIRIFLAGFLPGFLLMALFSGYIIWWSLRHPEQVPAADPPSSFVQKVRQSGNLIPCAALIVFIVWVLVAGYATATECAAYGVVGSLGLALWSRTLTWKNFCEGLMGTTRTSCMIMFILAGAAFLTKTMAFTGIPRELAEWVDHMHLSPFALITVLTLVYLVLGTALDGISMIVLTSAVVLPMIQKAGFDLVWFGIFIVLLVEIAEVTPPVGFNLFVLQNMTGKDSNTIARAAIPFFACLVVCIVLITVFPQIVTILPDLVMGKDK; this is encoded by the coding sequence ATGGATATCCTGCTTGTCGGCGGCCTGCTGCTGCTGATCATGATGGTGCTGCTCTCGGGCGGCGTCTGGATCGCGATGACGCTGGCGATCTGCGGCTGGGTCGGCCAGGCCTTCTTCACCACCACCTCGCCGGGCAACAACCTGTTCTCGGCGTTCTGGGAAAGCAACGCGAGCTGGGAGCTGGCGGCGCTGCCGCTGTTCATCTGGATGGGTGAGATCCTGTTCCGCACCAAGCTCAGCGAGGAGATGTTCGAGGGCCTGCGCCCCTGGCTCAACCGCGTGCCGGGCCGGCTCATGCACACCACCATCCTGGGCTGCGGCATCTTCGGCTCGGTCTCGGGCTCGTCGGCGGCCACCTGCGCCACCATCAGCAAGGTGGCGCTACCCGAGCTGCTCAAGCGCGGCTACAGCGAGAAGATCGCGCTCGGCTCGCTGGCCACGGCCGGCACGCTGGGCATCCTGATCCCGCCCTCGATCACCATGGTGGTGTATGCGGTGGCGGCCGACGCCTCCATCATCCGCATCTTCCTCGCGGGCTTCCTGCCGGGCTTCCTGCTGATGGCGCTCTTCAGCGGCTACATCATCTGGTGGAGCCTGCGCCACCCCGAGCAGGTGCCCGCGGCCGATCCGCCGAGCAGCTTCGTGCAGAAGGTGCGCCAGTCGGGCAACCTGATCCCCTGCGCGGCGCTGATCGTCTTCATCGTCTGGGTGCTGGTGGCCGGCTACGCCACCGCCACCGAGTGCGCGGCCTACGGCGTGGTCGGCTCGCTCGGCCTGGCGCTGTGGAGCCGCACGCTGACCTGGAAGAACTTCTGCGAGGGCCTGATGGGCACCACGCGCACCAGTTGCATGATCATGTTCATCCTGGCCGGCGCGGCCTTCCTGACCAAGACCATGGCCTTCACCGGCATCCCGCGCGAGCTGGCCGAATGGGTGGACCACATGCACCTGTCGCCGTTCGCGCTGATCACGGTGCTGACCCTGGTCTACCTGGTGCTCGGCACGGCGCTGGACGGCATCTCGATGATCGTGCTGACCAGCGCGGTGGTGTTGCCCATGATCCAGAAGGCCGGCTTCGACCTGGTGTGGTTCGGCATCTTCATCGTGCTGCTGGTCGAGATCGCCGAGGTCACGCCGCCGGTGGGCTTCAACCTGTTCGTGCTGCAGAACATGACGGGCAAGGACAGCAACACCATCGCGCGCGCCGCGATTCCGTTCTTCGCCTGCCTGGTGGTGTGCATCGTGCTGATCACGGTCTTTCCGCAGATCGTGACCATCCTGCCCGATCTGGTGATGGGCAAGGACAAATAG
- the crcB gene encoding fluoride efflux transporter CrcB — MLAVLAICIGASVGALARWGLGLWLSPGGVLPWGTLAANLIGGYLVGVSVAVFQALPQLDPAWRLAIITGFLGGLTTFSSFSAEVVAMLQQQRYGLALGTALLHVGGSLLLTIVGMRSTMLVIH, encoded by the coding sequence ATGCTTGCCGTTCTCGCCATCTGCATCGGTGCCAGCGTGGGCGCCCTCGCCCGCTGGGGGCTCGGCCTGTGGCTCAGCCCCGGCGGCGTCCTGCCCTGGGGCACGCTCGCGGCCAACCTGATCGGGGGCTACCTCGTCGGCGTGTCGGTGGCCGTGTTCCAGGCCCTGCCCCAGCTCGACCCGGCCTGGCGGCTGGCCATCATCACGGGCTTTCTCGGTGGCCTGACCACCTTCTCGAGCTTCTCGGCCGAGGTCGTGGCCATGCTGCAGCAGCAGCGCTACGGCCTGGCGCTGGGCACAGCCCTGCTGCATGTCGGCGGCTCGCTGCTGCTGACCATCGTGGGCATGCGGTCCACGATGCTGGTGATCCACTGA
- a CDS encoding vWA domain-containing protein, which yields MLLGDARTGKLADNIAGFGRALRRAGVRMDSSRLALACDAALAVGVHDRADLGAALEAVMVSREQDRGVFRELFDAYFRNPDVAHKLLAQMLPSAEGKAEPSRRRPRVREALSPQQGFGRQAPKPAEDTVDFDAAMTASDLQRLRHADFNALGASEYRLVERLARDIALPVPQVAARRTRPGAAGARMHWPGVMRHAARTGGELLRLPRLTRREQPLPLLVLVDVSGSMERYARLLLAFLHAATRSLGGHRGRRDVFAFGTHLTDLTPAFRLADTDDMLRAAGALIEDFAGGTRLGESLASLRTQHARRLVGRRTLVLVISDGLDTGEPAQLEAELAWLGRRSRRLLWLNPLLRFDGYAPVARGAAVLHRHAQGMLAVHNLSRLEELAAGLAALMKH from the coding sequence ATGCTGCTCGGAGATGCACGCACCGGCAAGCTGGCCGACAACATCGCGGGCTTCGGCCGCGCGCTGCGCCGCGCCGGCGTGCGCATGGACAGCTCGCGCCTTGCGCTGGCCTGCGATGCCGCGCTGGCCGTGGGTGTGCACGACCGCGCCGACCTCGGCGCCGCGCTGGAGGCCGTGATGGTCAGCCGCGAGCAGGACCGCGGGGTGTTCCGCGAACTGTTCGACGCCTATTTCCGCAACCCCGACGTGGCCCACAAGCTGCTGGCCCAGATGCTGCCGAGCGCCGAAGGCAAGGCCGAGCCGTCCCGGCGCCGCCCGCGCGTGCGCGAGGCGCTGTCGCCGCAGCAGGGCTTCGGCCGCCAGGCGCCGAAGCCGGCCGAAGACACCGTGGATTTCGACGCCGCCATGACCGCCAGCGACCTGCAGCGCCTCAGGCACGCCGACTTCAACGCCCTGGGCGCCAGCGAATACCGCCTGGTCGAGCGCCTGGCGCGCGACATTGCGCTGCCCGTGCCGCAGGTGGCGGCGCGCCGCACGCGGCCCGGCGCGGCCGGCGCCCGCATGCACTGGCCCGGCGTGATGCGCCACGCGGCGCGCACCGGTGGCGAACTGCTGCGCCTGCCCCGGCTGACGCGGCGCGAACAGCCGCTGCCGCTGCTGGTGCTGGTGGACGTGTCGGGCTCGATGGAGCGCTACGCGCGGCTGCTGCTGGCCTTCCTGCACGCGGCCACGCGCAGCCTGGGCGGGCACCGGGGCCGGCGCGACGTGTTCGCCTTCGGCACCCACCTGACCGATCTCACGCCGGCCTTCCGGCTGGCCGACACCGACGACATGCTGCGCGCCGCCGGCGCGCTGATCGAGGACTTCGCAGGCGGCACGCGGCTGGGCGAGTCGCTGGCCAGCCTGCGCACCCAGCATGCGCGCCGGCTGGTGGGGCGGCGCACGCTGGTGCTGGTCATCAGCGACGGGCTGGACACCGGCGAGCCCGCGCAATTGGAGGCCGAACTCGCCTGGCTGGGCCGGCGCAGCCGCCGCCTGCTGTGGCTCAACCCGCTGCTGCGCTTTGACGGCTACGCGCCCGTGGCGCGCGGCGCGGCCGTGCTGCACCGCCATGCGCAGGGCATGCTGGCGGTTCACAATCTGAGCCGGCTCGAGGAGCTGGCAGCCGGCCTCGCGGCCCTGATGAAACACTGA
- a CDS encoding AAA family ATPase, whose product MTTLPAVPTFSTIDAVTQALEQGGYFADRRLAAAVFLALRLQRPLLLEGEPGVGKTELAKALAAALQRPLLRLQCYDGLELREALYEWNYAAQLLHMRAAELRAQGQGPDDAAEVEREVYQDRYLIRRPLLQALQAPAPGAVLLIDEVDRADEPFEAFLLEYLGEYQVSIPEIGTVRAEAAPVTILTSNRTRELNDAVKRRCLYHWLDYPERERELAIVRARVPQAGEALSAQVAEFVGRLRSQPFANAFQRAPGIAESVEWAKALVALDTLAVDPEVVADTAGVLFKQREDVAALTRDLAEQLLKPEEAAS is encoded by the coding sequence ATGACGACCCTCCCTGCAGTCCCCACCTTCTCAACGATCGATGCTGTCACGCAAGCCCTGGAACAAGGCGGCTACTTTGCCGATCGCCGGCTGGCCGCCGCCGTGTTCCTGGCGCTGCGGCTGCAGCGCCCGCTGCTGCTGGAGGGCGAGCCGGGCGTAGGCAAGACAGAGCTGGCCAAGGCGCTCGCGGCGGCATTGCAGCGCCCGCTGCTGCGGCTGCAGTGCTACGACGGGCTGGAGCTGCGCGAAGCGCTCTACGAATGGAACTACGCGGCGCAGCTGCTGCACATGCGGGCCGCCGAGCTGCGCGCGCAGGGGCAGGGCCCCGATGACGCGGCAGAGGTCGAGCGCGAGGTCTACCAGGACCGCTACCTGATCCGCCGCCCGCTGCTGCAGGCGCTGCAGGCGCCCGCGCCCGGCGCCGTGCTGCTGATCGACGAGGTGGACCGCGCCGACGAGCCGTTCGAGGCCTTCCTGCTCGAATACCTGGGCGAATACCAGGTCAGCATTCCCGAGATCGGCACCGTGCGCGCCGAGGCGGCGCCCGTGACCATCCTCACCAGCAACCGCACGCGCGAGCTCAACGACGCCGTCAAGCGCCGCTGCCTCTACCACTGGCTCGACTACCCCGAGCGCGAGCGCGAGCTGGCCATCGTGCGCGCCCGCGTGCCGCAGGCCGGCGAAGCGCTGTCGGCCCAGGTGGCCGAGTTCGTCGGGCGGCTGCGCAGCCAGCCCTTTGCCAACGCCTTCCAGCGCGCGCCCGGCATCGCCGAGAGCGTGGAATGGGCCAAGGCGCTGGTGGCGCTGGACACGCTGGCGGTCGACCCCGAGGTGGTGGCCGACACGGCAGGCGTGCTGTTCAAGCAGCGCGAGGACGTGGCCGCGCTCACGCGCGACCTGGCCGAGCAGCTGCTCAAGCCCGAAGAAGCCGCGTCCTGA